In the genome of Patescibacteria group bacterium, the window GTGAAAAGTAAATTATTCCTATAATTCTTTTAACTTTAATCTTTTATCTTTTAACTTGTATATATGAAAAATGAAAATTTAGAAAAAAAAAGGCATTCATTGTCGCATGTTTTGGCAGCGGCAATTAAAGAACTTTACCCCGAGGCGTTGTTTGCAATTGGGCCAGTTGTTGATAATGGTTTTTATTATGATATTGATTTTGGAGAACAAAAAGTTAGTGAAGACGACTTAAAGACAATTGAGAAAAAAATGAAGCATTTGCTAAAGACAAATGTGAAAATGGAGAAGTCAGAAATGGATATAAATGAAGCTATTGAAAATGAG includes:
- a CDS encoding threonine--tRNA ligase, which gives rise to MKNENLEKKRHSLSHVLAAAIKELYPEALFAIGPVVDNGFYYDIDFGEQKVSEDDLKTIEKKMKHLLKTNVKMEKSEMDINEAIENEKKSGQIYKQELLEDLKKEGEINVSYYEIFKFSDLCRGPHVEESKEIAVGSFSLHKIAGAYWRGDENNKMLTRIYGLAFDTKKEL